In Bufo gargarizans isolate SCDJY-AF-19 chromosome 6, ASM1485885v1, whole genome shotgun sequence, a single genomic region encodes these proteins:
- the ATP5PD gene encoding ATP synthase subunit d, mitochondrial — MAGRRAAIKAVDWLAFAERVPPNQKAMFNALKTRSDSIAAKLTSLPTKPPTIDWALYRTAIAKAGLVDEFETKFNATTIPEPKDTQTEKINAQEQESNKAALAYIEESKAKMAVFEKELAKFKNLLPFDQMTIQDVNDAFPETKLDKEKYVYWPHKPIADL, encoded by the exons ATGGCGGGTCGAAGAGCTGCAATCAAGGCTGTGGACTGGTTGGCTTTTGCAGAAAGAGTTCCCCCCAACCAGAAGGCAATGTTCAACGCACTGAAGACTCGCAGTGATTCCATAGCCGCAAA GTTGACTTCTCTTCCTACCAAACCTCCTACCATCGACTGGGCACTTTACCGCACTGCAATAGCCAAGGCAGGCTTAGTGGATGAGTTTGAGACTAAG TTCAATGCCACTACTATCCCAGAGCCAAAggacacccagacagagaagattaATGCCCAGGAGCAGGAATCT AATAAAGCCGCTCTAGCTTACATTGAAGAATCCAAAGCCAAGATGGCAGTGTTTGAGAAGGAG CTGGCCAAGTTCAAGAACTTGCTTCCCTTTGACCAGATGACCATTCAAGATGTAAATGATGCTTTCCCCGAGACCAAGTTGGATAAAGAGAAGTATGTCTACTGGCCCCACAAGCCGATCGCTGACTTATAA